The Burkholderia lata genome contains a region encoding:
- a CDS encoding transglycosylase SLT domain-containing protein: protein MPRQTTRSISRATLKIAATIAMSCALHGVARADCLDDAAAFQHVSVSLMRGIAQVESGMNPSAVNTNTNGTVDIGLMQINSTWLPTLAREGITRESLFDACTNAYVGAWILSQNIRQLGANWNAIGAYNSASPDKRLAYARKVYDAIRTMPDSPDTPMPILPPSFTPPQQAQAYNPFASLSVSAPQQVTRPRTISSAPPPPPQGGPAGPAGTYNFGWTVTGADQAKPTQVFDDGARIYVQFSDMKHLPAIFTETSSGRVLMSWELQFPYAVLTRPAQTLIFQLGPFEARAQRSAGNGAGMTAQAGTGSTATAAGSKKSANAAANAAASPAATASKRTASADALWYVNTPSTSGTTAASPSTANVPATLPTAITSNTPPPAPAQVPAAAAQPSRASADALWYISK from the coding sequence ATGCCGCGTCAGACAACCCGTTCGATCAGCCGAGCAACGCTGAAAATCGCCGCGACGATTGCAATGTCGTGCGCGCTGCACGGCGTTGCGCGGGCCGATTGCCTCGACGACGCGGCCGCGTTCCAGCACGTGAGCGTCAGCCTGATGCGCGGCATCGCGCAGGTCGAGTCGGGCATGAATCCGAGCGCCGTCAACACCAATACGAACGGCACGGTCGACATCGGCCTGATGCAGATCAACAGCACCTGGCTGCCGACGCTCGCGCGCGAAGGCATCACGCGGGAGAGCCTGTTCGATGCGTGCACGAACGCGTATGTCGGCGCGTGGATCCTGTCGCAGAACATTCGCCAGCTCGGCGCCAACTGGAACGCGATCGGCGCGTACAACTCCGCCTCGCCCGACAAGCGCCTCGCGTATGCGCGCAAGGTCTATGATGCAATCCGGACCATGCCGGATTCGCCGGATACTCCCATGCCTATCCTTCCACCGTCCTTTACGCCGCCGCAACAGGCCCAGGCGTACAACCCGTTCGCGAGCCTGAGCGTGTCCGCCCCGCAGCAGGTCACGCGTCCGCGCACGATTTCGTCGGCCCCGCCGCCTCCGCCGCAGGGCGGCCCCGCCGGCCCTGCCGGCACGTACAACTTCGGCTGGACGGTCACGGGTGCGGACCAGGCGAAGCCGACCCAGGTTTTCGACGACGGTGCGCGGATCTACGTGCAGTTCAGCGACATGAAGCACCTGCCGGCGATCTTCACCGAGACGTCGTCCGGGCGCGTGCTGATGTCGTGGGAGCTGCAGTTTCCGTATGCCGTCCTGACGCGTCCCGCGCAAACGTTAATCTTCCAGCTCGGGCCGTTCGAGGCGCGCGCGCAGCGTAGCGCGGGCAACGGCGCAGGCATGACGGCGCAGGCTGGGACGGGGAGCACGGCGACGGCTGCGGGCTCGAAAAAGTCGGCGAATGCGGCGGCGAATGCGGCAGCCAGTCCGGCGGCAACGGCATCAAAACGCACGGCGTCGGCCGATGCGCTGTGGTACGTGAATACGCCTTCGACGTCGGGCACCACGGCGGCCTCGCCGTCGACCGCGAACGTTCCGGCCACGCTGCCGACGGCCATCACGTCGAACACGCCGCCGCCCGCGCCGGCTCAAGTGCCGGCTGCAGCCGCTCAGCCTTCGCGCGCCAGCGCGGATGCGCTGTGGTACATCTCGAAGTAA
- a CDS encoding MipA/OmpV family protein — translation MPLAGLTLAAAAHAENQYSLSLGGGIAPRYPGSNQSRGVVAPGFSAKFGNGFFIDSTQGAGYRLDLPHGAFVSAAVSYDAGRADENRLDLPGSDYLKGMGRIPGSVLVGVRAGVTLFNAAELSVTIDTPVTHTSHGVSGHMDLAVPVFKTAQHEIIVTGTVHAGSGRYTQTFYGVTDAQSMTSRFRPYSTSGGIDSASMAVAWNWTLSQHWSVLATGGVTRLLGRYGDSPIVQSRSNYYAIAGATYKF, via the coding sequence ATGCCGCTCGCCGGCCTGACCCTTGCCGCCGCCGCCCACGCGGAAAACCAGTATTCGCTGTCGCTGGGTGGCGGTATCGCGCCGCGCTACCCGGGCAGCAACCAGTCTCGCGGTGTCGTTGCGCCGGGGTTTTCGGCGAAGTTCGGCAATGGCTTCTTCATCGACAGCACCCAGGGCGCCGGTTACCGGCTGGACCTGCCGCACGGGGCGTTCGTGTCGGCGGCCGTGAGCTATGACGCGGGTCGAGCCGACGAGAACCGCCTCGACTTGCCGGGCTCCGACTACCTGAAGGGCATGGGCCGGATTCCGGGCTCGGTGCTGGTCGGCGTGCGCGCGGGCGTGACGCTGTTCAATGCGGCGGAACTGAGTGTCACGATCGACACACCCGTGACGCACACGTCGCACGGCGTGTCGGGGCACATGGATCTCGCGGTGCCGGTGTTCAAGACCGCGCAGCACGAGATCATCGTGACGGGTACCGTGCACGCGGGCTCGGGGCGCTATACGCAGACGTTCTACGGCGTGACCGATGCGCAGTCGATGACGAGCCGGTTCCGGCCGTATTCGACGAGCGGCGGGATCGACAGCGCGTCGATGGCGGTCGCGTGGAACTGGACGCTGTCGCAGCACTGGTCGGTGCTTGCGACCGGCGGCGTGACGCGGCTGCTCGGCCGCTACGGCGACAGCCCGATCGTCCAGTCGCGCAGCAACTACTACGCGATCGCGGGTGCGACCTACAAGTTCTGA
- a CDS encoding sigma-70 family RNA polymerase sigma factor translates to MSADKLSLHREIDALYTGHHAWLRGWLSRKLGCAHRAADLAHDTFMRLLARDEPIGADEPRAFLTTVAQRVLSNHWRREQIERAYLDVLAQRPEAYAPSPEERAVVLETLLEIDRLLDGLPHAAKRAFLLAQLDGLTQAEIARELGVSLATVKRYLVKAGTQCFFAMAA, encoded by the coding sequence ATGTCTGCTGACAAGCTGTCTCTCCATCGAGAAATCGACGCCCTCTACACCGGCCATCACGCGTGGCTGCGCGGCTGGTTGAGCCGGAAGCTCGGTTGCGCGCACCGCGCGGCCGATCTCGCGCACGACACGTTCATGCGCCTGCTCGCGCGCGACGAGCCGATCGGCGCCGACGAGCCGCGCGCGTTCCTGACGACGGTCGCTCAGCGCGTGCTGAGCAACCACTGGCGGCGCGAGCAGATCGAGCGCGCGTATCTCGATGTGCTCGCGCAGCGCCCTGAAGCCTATGCGCCGTCACCGGAGGAGCGGGCCGTCGTGCTCGAGACGCTGCTCGAAATCGACCGGTTGCTCGACGGCCTGCCGCACGCGGCGAAGCGGGCGTTCCTGCTCGCGCAGCTCGACGGGCTCACGCAGGCCGAGATCGCGCGCGAACTCGGCGTGTCGCTGGCGACGGTGAAGCGCTATCTCGTGAAGGCCGGCACGCAGTGCTTCTTCGCGATGGCGGCCTGA
- a CDS encoding LysR family transcriptional regulator, translated as MDLNLRDIRAFVTVAQAGNFTRAAARLHLSQPALTVQIRRLEEIVGARLFDRNSRSVALTQTGRELLPLLQRSLDDMERVLRDARALGEGTSGTVRLACLPTFASSVLPELIQSFRRDVPRAGFEIRDGVASLVTALVRNEEADLGLTGGDTFDASLEVLYAGADRLVAVCPKDHPLARKRRVTTADVAAVPLVLTARGTSVRSVVDAALDAAGCTPDIACEPTYMMTAVAMVRGGLGVTILPATAREVRAEPELVAMPIDDPAFVRPIALVTKRGRTLPRVAQAFAETMLMELNRRA; from the coding sequence ATGGATCTGAATCTTCGCGACATTCGCGCGTTCGTCACCGTCGCGCAGGCCGGCAACTTCACGCGTGCGGCCGCGCGCCTGCACCTGTCGCAGCCGGCGCTGACCGTGCAGATCCGCCGGCTCGAGGAAATCGTCGGCGCGCGCCTGTTCGACCGCAACAGCCGCAGCGTCGCGCTCACGCAGACCGGGCGCGAGCTGCTGCCGCTGCTGCAACGCTCGCTCGACGACATGGAGCGTGTGCTGCGTGACGCGCGCGCGCTCGGCGAAGGCACGAGCGGCACGGTGCGGCTCGCGTGCCTGCCGACCTTCGCGTCCAGCGTGCTGCCCGAGCTGATCCAGTCGTTCCGGCGCGACGTGCCGCGCGCGGGCTTCGAGATCCGCGACGGCGTCGCGAGCCTCGTCACCGCGCTCGTGCGCAACGAGGAAGCCGATCTCGGCTTGACCGGCGGCGACACGTTCGATGCGTCGCTGGAGGTGCTGTATGCGGGCGCCGACCGGCTCGTCGCCGTGTGCCCGAAGGATCATCCGCTCGCGCGCAAGCGCCGCGTGACCACGGCCGACGTCGCGGCCGTGCCGCTCGTGCTCACCGCGCGAGGCACGAGCGTGCGCAGCGTCGTCGATGCCGCGCTGGACGCGGCCGGCTGCACGCCCGACATCGCGTGCGAGCCGACCTACATGATGACGGCGGTCGCGATGGTGCGCGGCGGCCTCGGCGTGACGATCCTGCCGGCGACCGCGCGCGAGGTGCGCGCCGAGCCCGAGCTGGTCGCAATGCCGATCGACGACCCCGCGTTCGTGCGGCCGATCGCGCTCGTCACGAAGCGCGGCCGCACGCTGCCGCGCGTCGCGCAGGCGTTCGCCGAAACCATGCTGATGGAATTGAACAGGCGCGCGTGA
- a CDS encoding flavin reductase family protein, which produces MDSHIAPVELKKAYRLLNHGPTVLVSARHGGVDNVMAAAWACALDFLPPKLTVVLDKTAKTRELVERSGTFVIQVPTAAQLRLTHAVGNHSLAERPDKLREAGVTLFDVEGHDLPFVAGCSGWLACKLIPEPHNQQTYDLFIGEVVAAWSDTRVFRDGHWYFESADPALRSLHYIAGGNFYAIGESLHVDPDAK; this is translated from the coding sequence ATGGACAGTCACATCGCTCCGGTGGAGCTGAAGAAAGCCTACCGTCTCCTCAACCACGGCCCGACGGTGCTCGTGTCGGCCCGCCACGGCGGCGTCGACAACGTGATGGCCGCCGCATGGGCGTGCGCGCTGGACTTCCTGCCGCCGAAGCTGACGGTCGTGCTCGACAAGACCGCGAAGACGCGCGAGCTCGTCGAGCGCAGCGGCACGTTCGTGATCCAGGTGCCGACGGCCGCGCAACTTCGGCTCACGCATGCGGTCGGCAACCACAGTCTCGCGGAGCGGCCCGACAAGCTGCGCGAAGCGGGCGTCACGCTGTTCGACGTCGAAGGCCACGACCTGCCGTTCGTCGCCGGTTGTTCGGGCTGGCTCGCGTGCAAGCTGATTCCGGAACCGCACAACCAGCAGACCTACGACCTGTTCATCGGCGAGGTGGTCGCGGCGTGGTCCGATACGCGCGTGTTCCGTGACGGCCACTGGTATTTCGAATCGGCCGATCCGGCACTGCGCAGCCTCCACTACATCGCAGGCGGAAATTTCTATGCGATCGGCGAATCGCTGCACGTCGATCCGGACGCGAAGTAA
- a CDS encoding TonB-dependent siderophore receptor: protein MGSESSTGPSSTDLPIMVSIRLTYRRRPAPARHLPRASRPAAPAAPGRLARRLAGAVLVSALLPLPALADTDTDAAPAAQRAPRRAFDIPAGPLEAALNRFGRDAGILLAFPAELTAGLTSGGVQGRFDIDGAFDRLLAGTGLVALRQPAGGYTLKRADGSLARPAAAGVAAGAELPAINVRTSALRAESYRAPKEAGVLRSDIPLLDTAQAVNIVPAQVLRDQRPRNLDDALGNVSGITQGNTLAGTQDTIMKRGFGGNRDGSIMQNGMPLVQGRAFNAAVDSVEVLKGPTSLLYGLMDPGGVVNVVTKQPQLKRYNAISLGASTFGHGKNGGSATFDSTGPVGDSRLAYRLIVDQSNEQYWRNFGEYRQTFVAPSLAWYGRDTQVAVSYQYRKFHSPFDRGTALDPRTNAPLDIPARRRIDEPFNNMDGESHLAQVSVDHQFNADWSAHFGYSYNRETYDANQLRTTGVDPVKGTMTRSNDATHGSLSTDSYGIGYVNGKLMLGGMQHDVQVGFDTEYRRIYRKDMLRQAVKTPFNYLNPVYGLLPPSSTVSASDSDQTDTLHDASAFVQDTIHLTDKWIVSGGLRYITYNQVAGRGRPFVANTDLSGSKWLPRAGVVYKWTDTFSLYGSYSQSLKPSSSIAPMTGYIIDGATPPEEATAWEVGGKLDLPGGVTGTLALFNIDKKNVLVSQYNDATKLTDWRTSGKARSRGIELDVSGKIGERVNVIASYAYIDAKTTEDPLYAGNQLWNVARHTASLAAVYDFGTVVGGDDLRIGADVRYVGARPGDSANSFTLPSYVLADAFATYDTRIGKQKLSFQLNVKNLFNRTYYPSSANRYFVAIGDARQVSLLTTLQF, encoded by the coding sequence ATGGGTAGTGAAAGCAGCACTGGCCCATCGTCCACCGACCTCCCGATCATGGTTTCCATCCGTCTCACGTATCGGCGCCGTCCGGCGCCCGCCCGACATCTGCCGCGCGCGTCGCGCCCGGCCGCACCTGCCGCGCCGGGTCGCCTCGCGCGCCGGCTGGCCGGCGCCGTCCTGGTGTCGGCGCTGCTGCCGCTACCCGCGCTGGCCGACACCGACACCGATGCGGCGCCGGCCGCGCAGCGCGCGCCGCGCCGTGCGTTCGACATTCCGGCCGGGCCGCTCGAAGCGGCGCTGAACCGGTTCGGCCGCGATGCGGGCATCCTGCTCGCGTTTCCTGCCGAACTGACGGCCGGCCTGACGAGCGGCGGCGTGCAGGGCCGCTTCGACATCGACGGCGCGTTCGACCGCCTGCTCGCGGGCACGGGGCTCGTCGCGTTGCGCCAGCCGGCTGGCGGTTACACGCTGAAGCGCGCGGACGGTTCGCTTGCACGGCCCGCAGCGGCCGGCGTGGCCGCGGGCGCCGAGTTGCCCGCGATCAATGTGCGCACCAGCGCGCTGCGCGCCGAAAGCTATCGCGCGCCGAAGGAAGCGGGCGTGCTGCGTTCCGATATCCCGCTGCTCGACACCGCGCAGGCCGTCAACATCGTGCCGGCGCAGGTGCTGCGCGACCAGCGTCCGCGCAATCTGGACGACGCGCTCGGCAACGTCAGCGGCATCACGCAGGGCAACACGCTCGCGGGCACGCAGGACACGATCATGAAGCGCGGCTTCGGCGGCAACCGCGACGGCTCGATCATGCAGAACGGGATGCCGCTCGTGCAGGGGCGCGCGTTCAACGCGGCGGTCGACAGCGTCGAGGTGCTGAAGGGGCCGACGTCGCTGCTGTACGGGCTGATGGACCCGGGCGGCGTGGTCAACGTCGTCACCAAGCAGCCGCAGCTCAAGCGCTACAACGCGATCTCGCTCGGCGCGTCGACGTTCGGGCACGGCAAGAACGGCGGCAGCGCGACCTTCGATTCGACCGGGCCGGTCGGCGATTCGCGGCTCGCGTACCGGCTGATCGTCGACCAGTCGAACGAGCAGTACTGGCGCAATTTCGGCGAATACCGGCAGACCTTCGTCGCGCCGTCGCTCGCATGGTATGGCCGCGATACGCAGGTCGCGGTGTCCTACCAGTATCGTAAATTCCATTCGCCGTTCGATCGCGGCACCGCGCTCGACCCGCGCACCAACGCGCCGCTCGACATTCCCGCGCGGCGGCGCATCGACGAGCCGTTCAACAACATGGACGGCGAATCGCATCTCGCGCAGGTGAGCGTCGATCACCAGTTCAACGCGGACTGGAGCGCGCATTTCGGCTACAGCTACAACCGCGAGACCTACGACGCGAACCAGTTGCGCACGACCGGCGTCGATCCGGTGAAGGGCACGATGACGCGCAGCAACGACGCGACGCACGGCTCGCTCAGCACCGACAGCTACGGGATCGGCTACGTGAACGGCAAGCTGATGCTGGGCGGGATGCAGCACGACGTGCAGGTCGGCTTCGACACCGAATACCGCCGCATCTACCGCAAGGACATGCTGCGGCAGGCCGTGAAGACGCCGTTCAACTATCTCAATCCTGTCTACGGGCTGCTGCCGCCGTCGAGCACGGTGTCGGCGAGCGACAGCGACCAGACCGACACGCTGCACGATGCGTCGGCGTTCGTGCAGGACACGATCCACCTGACCGACAAGTGGATCGTGTCGGGCGGGTTGCGCTACATCACGTACAACCAGGTCGCGGGGCGCGGCCGGCCGTTCGTCGCGAACACCGATCTCAGCGGCTCGAAGTGGTTGCCGCGCGCGGGCGTCGTCTACAAGTGGACCGACACGTTCTCGCTGTACGGCAGCTATTCGCAATCGCTGAAGCCGTCGTCGTCGATCGCGCCGATGACGGGCTACATCATCGACGGCGCGACGCCGCCCGAGGAAGCGACTGCGTGGGAAGTGGGCGGCAAGCTCGACCTGCCGGGCGGGGTGACGGGCACGCTCGCGCTTTTCAACATCGACAAGAAGAACGTGCTCGTGTCGCAGTACAACGACGCGACCAAGCTGACCGACTGGCGCACGTCGGGCAAGGCACGCTCGCGCGGGATCGAGCTCGACGTGTCAGGCAAGATCGGCGAGCGCGTGAACGTGATCGCGAGCTATGCGTACATCGACGCGAAGACCACCGAGGATCCGCTGTACGCGGGCAACCAGCTGTGGAACGTCGCGCGTCACACCGCGTCGCTCGCGGCCGTCTACGACTTCGGCACGGTGGTCGGCGGCGACGACCTGCGCATCGGGGCAGACGTGCGCTACGTCGGCGCACGGCCGGGCGATTCGGCGAACAGCTTCACGCTGCCGTCGTACGTGCTCGCCGATGCGTTCGCCACGTACGACACGCGGATCGGCAAGCAGAAGCTGTCGTTCCAGCTCAACGTGAAGAACCTCTTCAATCGCACCTACTACCCGTCGAGCGCGAACCGTTACTTCGTCGCGATCGGCGATGCGCGACAGGTGTCGCTGCTCACCACGCTGCAGTTCTGA
- a CDS encoding LysR family transcriptional regulator has translation MIRELKTLVAVAREGTFAAAGNRIGLTQAAVSAQMQRLEAELGFALFDRQGRSARLNEMGHHVLDQAQALIGLYENLSSTAPGSPATARVTIGAIASVQSALLPAALADFHRRHPACRTRVIPGLSIELVNRVDAGEIDMAAIIRPPFSLQSDLHWTTLVQEPFRLIVPRSVKGKDWADLLASEPFVRYDRASFGGRQVDRFLRKMHIAVRDTCELDELDAIVKLVENGVGVAIVPQTAVYRRWPASVRAIDLGHHTFHRDIGLVHRARRTMSEPAQMLAQLIEAAAQAA, from the coding sequence ATGATCCGCGAACTGAAAACCCTCGTCGCCGTCGCCCGGGAAGGCACGTTCGCCGCGGCCGGCAACCGTATCGGGCTCACGCAGGCGGCCGTGAGCGCGCAGATGCAGCGCCTCGAAGCCGAGCTCGGCTTCGCGCTGTTCGACCGGCAAGGCCGGTCGGCCCGGCTCAACGAGATGGGTCATCACGTGCTCGACCAAGCGCAGGCGCTGATCGGCCTGTACGAGAACCTGAGCTCGACCGCGCCCGGTTCGCCGGCCACCGCGCGTGTGACGATCGGCGCGATCGCATCGGTACAGAGCGCGCTGCTGCCGGCCGCACTCGCCGATTTCCATCGCCGGCATCCCGCGTGCCGCACGCGCGTGATTCCGGGGCTGTCGATCGAACTGGTCAACCGGGTGGATGCGGGCGAGATCGACATGGCCGCGATCATCCGGCCGCCGTTTTCGCTGCAGAGCGACCTGCACTGGACGACGCTGGTGCAGGAACCGTTCCGGCTGATCGTGCCGCGCAGCGTGAAAGGCAAGGACTGGGCCGACCTGCTCGCGAGCGAGCCGTTCGTGCGCTACGACCGCGCGTCGTTCGGCGGCCGCCAGGTCGATCGTTTTCTGAGGAAGATGCACATCGCGGTGCGCGACACCTGCGAACTCGACGAGCTCGACGCGATCGTCAAGCTGGTCGAGAACGGCGTCGGCGTCGCGATCGTCCCGCAGACCGCCGTGTATCGCCGCTGGCCGGCCAGCGTGCGCGCGATCGACCTCGGGCATCACACGTTCCACCGCGACATCGGGCTCGTGCATCGCGCGCGGCGCACGATGTCGGAGCCGGCGCAGATGCTCGCGCAGCTGATCGAAGCGGCGGCGCAGGCGGCCTAG
- a CDS encoding VOC family protein, with the protein MSLSPFHLAIPVYDLPAARDFYGRVFGLAEGRSSAQWVDFDFYGHQLVIHEHPKTASQEGAHTNAVDGHDVPVPHFGIVLDWPSWEALAERLKSFGVTFVIEPYVRFQGQVGEQATMFLFDPCGNALEFKAFRDIGQLFAK; encoded by the coding sequence ATGAGTCTTTCCCCGTTTCACCTGGCGATCCCCGTCTACGACCTGCCGGCCGCGCGCGATTTCTACGGCCGTGTGTTCGGGCTGGCAGAGGGGCGCTCGAGCGCGCAGTGGGTCGACTTCGACTTCTACGGGCATCAGCTCGTGATCCACGAGCATCCGAAGACTGCGTCGCAGGAAGGCGCGCATACGAACGCGGTGGACGGTCACGACGTGCCGGTGCCGCATTTCGGGATCGTGCTCGACTGGCCGAGCTGGGAAGCGCTGGCCGAGCGGCTGAAGTCGTTCGGCGTGACTTTCGTGATCGAGCCGTATGTGCGGTTCCAGGGGCAGGTCGGCGAACAGGCGACGATGTTCCTGTTCGACCCGTGCGGCAATGCGCTCGAATTCAAGGCGTTCCGCGATATCGGCCAGTTGTTCGCGAAGTGA
- a CDS encoding porin, whose translation MKRTTLSLISIASFAAIPVAHAQSSVTLYGVIDTSITYVNHAQGKDNAWMLGNSSAGNLAGSRWGVKGTEDLGGGLKALFQLENGFDPSNGRMGQGSRMFGRQAFVGLTSDRYGTLTFGRQYDPLIDLVQGITADNYLGSVFATAGDVDNYDNSFRVDNAVKYTSAVYSGLQFSAMYSFGGIAGSTGAANSYSAAVSYNNGPFSVAGGYFHTTNSPASNTQRSGWTSSSDGTFDGPVNSGYASAHSIGIARIAGQYVAGPFTFGLGYSNAQYRRDGSSVFGSNEHYNTGQGFVNYQATNALLVGVGYSYTRSGGDTSATYHQVSAGADYNLSKRTDVYLTAAYQHASGQTGDGKGGSMAAQASIGSYGYAGTSSQTMVNLGLRHRF comes from the coding sequence ATGAAACGCACGACCCTCTCTCTGATTTCCATCGCTTCATTCGCGGCGATACCCGTCGCGCATGCGCAGTCGAGCGTCACGCTGTATGGCGTAATCGACACGTCGATCACCTACGTGAACCATGCGCAGGGCAAGGACAACGCGTGGATGCTCGGCAACAGCAGCGCGGGCAACCTCGCCGGCAGCCGCTGGGGCGTGAAAGGCACCGAGGATCTCGGCGGCGGGCTGAAGGCGCTGTTCCAGCTCGAGAACGGTTTCGACCCGAGCAACGGCCGGATGGGCCAGGGCAGCCGCATGTTCGGCCGGCAGGCGTTCGTCGGCCTGACGAGCGACCGCTACGGCACGCTCACGTTCGGCCGCCAGTACGATCCGCTCATCGATCTCGTGCAAGGCATCACCGCCGACAACTATCTCGGCAGCGTGTTCGCGACGGCGGGCGACGTCGACAACTACGACAACAGCTTCCGCGTCGACAACGCGGTGAAGTACACGTCGGCCGTCTATTCGGGCCTGCAGTTCTCGGCGATGTACTCGTTCGGCGGCATCGCCGGGAGCACCGGCGCCGCGAATTCGTATTCGGCCGCCGTGTCGTACAACAACGGGCCGTTCAGCGTCGCGGGCGGCTACTTCCACACGACCAACAGCCCCGCGTCGAACACCCAGCGCAGCGGCTGGACCAGCTCGTCGGACGGCACGTTCGACGGCCCGGTCAACAGCGGCTATGCGAGCGCGCATTCGATCGGCATCGCGCGCATCGCGGGCCAGTACGTCGCCGGCCCGTTCACGTTCGGCCTCGGCTACAGCAACGCGCAGTACCGCCGCGATGGAAGCTCGGTGTTCGGCTCGAACGAGCACTACAACACGGGGCAAGGCTTCGTGAACTACCAGGCGACCAATGCGCTGCTGGTCGGCGTCGGCTACAGCTATACGCGCTCGGGCGGCGACACGTCGGCCACCTATCACCAGGTATCGGCCGGCGCGGACTACAACCTGTCGAAGCGCACCGACGTCTACCTGACCGCCGCGTACCAGCACGCAAGCGGCCAGACCGGCGACGGCAAGGGCGGCTCGATGGCCGCGCAGGCGTCGATCGGTTCGTACGGCTATGCCGGCACGAGCTCGCAGACGATGGTCAACCTCGGCCTGCGCCACCGCTTCTGA
- a CDS encoding FecR domain-containing protein — MAAPGAPAVPPQVARRAVEWWVDRQAGRTDEASDAALARWRAEDPAHDAAWRHIETMQRRFGGLAAGLDPQVAHAALLPPRAGRRRAAVKALAVLLFAGGAAWMAEPARRAAIWPADLRTAVGERRTVTLADRTVVVLDTDTALDVRFDATARRLRLLRGTIMVTSGHDDRVPARPLVVATAQGELRPLGTRFAVRQRDGATRVEVFAGAVRVQPDDATADARVIAAGEGADFTRDTIDAPAPLDAYASAWTSGMLVASRMRLADLVAELDRYRRGSLRCAAAVADLRVSGTYPLDDPARVLDTLKATLPIDVHYLTRYWATVVPARS, encoded by the coding sequence ATGGCCGCCCCGGGAGCACCGGCGGTGCCGCCGCAGGTGGCGCGGCGCGCGGTGGAATGGTGGGTCGACCGGCAGGCCGGCCGCACCGATGAAGCGTCCGACGCCGCGCTTGCGCGCTGGCGTGCCGAGGATCCGGCGCACGACGCGGCATGGCGCCATATCGAGACGATGCAGCGCAGGTTCGGCGGGCTGGCGGCCGGGCTTGACCCGCAGGTCGCGCATGCGGCGCTGCTGCCGCCGCGGGCGGGCCGCCGCCGCGCGGCCGTGAAGGCGCTGGCCGTGCTGCTGTTCGCGGGCGGGGCCGCATGGATGGCCGAACCCGCGCGGCGCGCGGCGATCTGGCCGGCCGACCTGCGCACGGCGGTCGGCGAGCGGCGCACGGTGACGCTCGCGGATCGCACGGTCGTCGTCCTCGATACCGACACCGCGCTCGACGTGCGCTTCGACGCTACGGCACGCCGCCTGCGCCTGCTGCGCGGCACGATCATGGTGACGAGCGGCCACGACGATCGCGTGCCGGCGCGGCCGCTCGTCGTCGCGACCGCACAGGGTGAGCTGCGGCCGCTCGGCACGCGCTTCGCGGTACGGCAGCGCGACGGCGCGACGCGTGTCGAGGTGTTCGCCGGTGCCGTGCGTGTGCAGCCCGACGATGCGACGGCCGACGCACGCGTGATCGCGGCCGGAGAGGGCGCGGATTTCACGCGCGACACGATCGACGCGCCGGCACCGCTCGATGCGTATGCGTCCGCGTGGACGAGCGGCATGCTCGTCGCGTCGCGCATGCGGCTGGCCGACCTCGTCGCCGAGCTCGACCGCTATCGCCGCGGCAGCCTGCGCTGCGCTGCGGCCGTGGCCGACCTGCGCGTGTCGGGCACCTATCCGCTCGACGATCCCGCGCGCGTGCTCGACACGCTGAAGGCGACGCTGCCGATCGACGTTCACTACCTGACGCGCTACTGGGCGACGGTCGTACCGGCCCGTTCGTGA
- a CDS encoding response regulator produces the protein MNEDPLKYRVLLIEDDDRLAQLVREYLDGYEFAVTVVRRGDLAVAAVREHQPALVILDLMLPNLDGMEVCRRIRAFTNVPVLILTARLDVYDQVAGLETGADDYVTKPIEPRVLVARARALLRRAQPAVAEAPVATPEALVFGELAISPPNRTVTWRGEPVDLKTAEFNLLLILARAAGTVLSRDDILKQLRGIEFDGLDRSVDSGISKLRRRFEDASSEPHKIKTIWGRGYLFSPSAWDE, from the coding sequence ATGAACGAAGATCCACTCAAATACCGTGTACTGCTGATCGAGGACGACGACCGCCTGGCGCAGCTCGTCCGCGAATACCTCGACGGCTATGAATTCGCGGTGACGGTCGTGCGCCGCGGCGACCTCGCCGTCGCGGCGGTGCGCGAGCACCAGCCGGCCCTCGTGATACTCGACCTGATGCTGCCGAACCTCGACGGGATGGAAGTCTGCCGGCGCATCCGCGCGTTCACCAACGTCCCCGTGCTGATCCTGACCGCGCGCCTGGACGTCTACGACCAGGTCGCGGGCCTCGAGACGGGCGCCGACGACTACGTGACGAAGCCGATCGAGCCGCGCGTGCTGGTCGCCCGCGCCCGTGCGCTGCTGCGCCGTGCGCAGCCGGCCGTCGCGGAAGCGCCCGTGGCCACGCCCGAAGCGCTCGTGTTCGGCGAACTGGCGATCTCGCCGCCGAACCGCACCGTCACGTGGCGCGGCGAGCCGGTCGACCTGAAGACCGCCGAATTCAACCTGCTGCTGATCCTCGCGCGCGCGGCCGGCACCGTGCTGAGCCGCGACGACATCCTGAAGCAGTTGCGCGGGATCGAGTTCGACGGACTCGACCGCTCGGTCGATTCCGGCATCTCGAAGCTGCGCCGCCGCTTCGAGGATGCGTCGTCGGAGCCGCACAAGATCAAGACGATCTGGGGCCGCGGCTACCTGTTCAGCCCTTCTGCGTGGGACGAATAA